The following proteins come from a genomic window of Microbacterium lemovicicum:
- the rocD gene encoding ornithine--oxo-acid transaminase has product MSTSHAPALDEASSRVILDEAQHVAHNYHPLPVVISRGEGSWVTDVQGKRYLDLLAAYSALNFGHGHPAILAAAREQLDRLTLTSRAYHNDQLGAFAGALATLCRKDVVLPMNTGAEAVETGIKVARAWGYRTKGIPDGQASIIVADGNFHGRTTTIVGFSDDPSARDDFGPYAPGFVHVPYGDAAAIEAAITPHTAAVLIEPIQGEAGVVVPPTGYLRAVREITTRENVLFIADEIQSGLGRVGTTFACDREEVVPDLYLLGKALGGGILPLSAVVGDRAVLGVIQPGEHGSTFGGNPLACAVGLRVVEMLATGEFQRRAAALGEHLEEKLQSFLGNGVTAVRVAGLWAGIDIDPAVGTGREVAEKLLARGVLVKDTHGQTIRVAPPLVIRSTELDWALEQLRVVLAA; this is encoded by the coding sequence ATGAGCACCTCCCACGCCCCCGCGCTCGACGAGGCCAGCTCCCGGGTCATCCTCGACGAGGCCCAGCACGTCGCGCACAACTACCACCCGCTCCCCGTCGTGATCTCCCGCGGCGAGGGCTCGTGGGTGACGGACGTGCAGGGCAAGCGCTACCTCGACCTGCTCGCCGCCTACTCGGCGCTGAACTTCGGCCACGGGCATCCCGCGATCCTCGCCGCCGCCCGCGAGCAGCTCGATCGGCTCACGCTGACGAGCCGCGCCTACCACAACGACCAGCTCGGCGCCTTCGCCGGGGCGCTCGCGACGCTGTGCCGCAAGGACGTCGTGCTGCCCATGAACACGGGCGCGGAGGCCGTCGAGACCGGCATCAAGGTCGCGCGGGCGTGGGGCTACCGCACGAAGGGCATCCCCGACGGCCAGGCGAGCATCATCGTCGCCGACGGCAACTTCCACGGCCGCACCACCACGATCGTCGGCTTCAGCGACGACCCGTCGGCGCGCGACGACTTCGGTCCGTACGCCCCCGGGTTCGTCCACGTGCCCTACGGGGATGCCGCGGCGATCGAGGCCGCGATCACTCCGCACACCGCGGCGGTGCTGATCGAGCCGATCCAGGGCGAGGCCGGCGTCGTCGTGCCGCCCACGGGATACCTGCGCGCGGTCCGCGAGATCACGACCCGCGAGAACGTGCTGTTCATCGCCGACGAGATCCAGTCGGGACTCGGCCGCGTGGGCACCACCTTCGCCTGCGACCGCGAGGAGGTCGTGCCCGACCTCTACCTGCTCGGCAAGGCGCTGGGCGGCGGCATCCTCCCGCTCTCTGCCGTCGTGGGCGACCGTGCCGTGCTCGGCGTCATCCAGCCGGGTGAGCACGGGTCGACGTTCGGCGGCAACCCGCTCGCGTGCGCCGTCGGACTCCGCGTCGTCGAGATGCTCGCGACCGGCGAGTTCCAGCGCCGCGCCGCGGCGCTGGGCGAGCACCTCGAGGAGAAGCTGCAGTCCTTCCTCGGCAACGGCGTCACCGCCGTGCGCGTGGCGGGGCTCTGGGCCGGCATCGACATCGACCCCGCGGTCGGCACCGGCCGGGAGGTCGCCGAGAAGCTGCTCGCCCGCGGCGTGCTGGTGAAGGACACCCACGGCCAGACGATCCGCGTCGCACCTCCGCTCGTGATCCGCTCGACGGAGCTCGACTGGGCACTCGAGCAGCTGCGGGTGGTGCTCGCGGCGTGA
- the ddaH gene encoding dimethylargininase — translation MSTQETTETATATGRVAQHRRYLMCRPEHFTVSYTINPWMEPAKPTDTAKAVAQWQDLYDAYVALGHEVELIEPIIGLPDMVYTANGGFLIDGVAYGAKFRFRERGPEGPAFMDWFRDRGYDVRQPVEVNEGEGDFLLVGDTILAGTGFRSTGDSHREIGEVFGREVVSLTLTDPRFYHLDTAIAVLDPVQGEGGVEAANIAYLPSAFDERSRQILTERYPDAILVSDEDGSVFGLNSSSDGYNVIISPRAKGFEAQLRERGYNPIMVDLSELLLGGGGIKCCTLELRDARS, via the coding sequence ATGTCCACGCAGGAGACCACCGAGACCGCCACCGCCACGGGACGCGTCGCCCAGCACCGCCGGTACCTCATGTGCCGGCCGGAGCACTTCACCGTCAGCTACACCATCAACCCCTGGATGGAGCCGGCCAAGCCGACCGACACGGCGAAGGCCGTCGCCCAGTGGCAGGACCTCTACGACGCGTACGTCGCCCTCGGGCACGAGGTCGAGCTCATCGAGCCGATCATCGGGCTGCCCGACATGGTCTACACCGCCAACGGCGGCTTCCTCATCGACGGCGTCGCGTACGGCGCCAAGTTCCGCTTCCGCGAGCGCGGGCCCGAGGGCCCGGCGTTCATGGACTGGTTCCGCGACCGGGGCTACGACGTGCGCCAGCCCGTCGAGGTCAACGAGGGCGAAGGTGACTTCCTGCTCGTCGGCGACACGATCCTCGCCGGCACGGGCTTCCGCTCCACCGGCGACAGCCACCGCGAGATCGGCGAGGTCTTCGGCCGCGAGGTCGTCTCGCTCACCCTCACCGACCCGCGTTTCTACCACCTCGACACCGCGATCGCCGTGCTCGACCCCGTGCAGGGCGAGGGGGGAGTGGAGGCCGCGAACATCGCCTATCTGCCGTCGGCGTTCGATGAGCGCAGCCGGCAGATCCTCACCGAGCGCTACCCCGACGCGATCCTGGTCTCGGACGAGGACGGCTCCGTCTTCGGCCTGAACTCCTCCAGCGACGGCTACAACGTGATCATCTCGCCGCGTGCGAAGGGCTTCGAGGCGCAGCTGCGCGAGCGCGGCTACAACCCGATCATGGTCGACCTGTCCGAGCTGCTGCTCGGAGGCGGCGGCATCAAGTGCTGCACCCTGGAGCTGCGGGACGCCCGGTCATGA
- a CDS encoding proline dehydrogenase family protein, with amino-acid sequence MASTTSAARDDLTERAVELAQRWTTESAAVAADPAAGRLAGVLKDPNGLPFTIGFVDGVMRPESLSAAASNLQRVAPLVPGFLPWYLRGAVRLGGIMAPVLPTPVVPVARRVLREMVGHLVVDARPDKLGPAIATLRASGARLNLNLLGEAVLGEQEALRRLEGIHELIRRDDVDYVSVKVSAIASHISMWAFDDVVDKVVGRLLPLYATAASTSEAPQGPTFINLDMEEYRDLDLTIAVFTRILEDPRLRGLEAGIVLQAYLPDALPALRRLTAWAQERVASGGARIKVRLVKGANLAMEHVDAVMHDWPLATYDAKVDSDANYLRCLDEALRPESTAAVRIGVAGHNLFDIAYAWLLAGERGVRDDMEFEMLLGMAQGQVEAVAREVGHVLLYVPVVRPDEFDVAISYLVRRLEENASSDNFLSAAFDIAEDASMFARERDRFAASLRRAADPTLTIGSHRSQDRSAEAGPATSSTGDVITRDAEDDHATQVVLGIARSASAEPGDTVPLAPEGNAVGFGGQAFVDTAVFAPRESTERALGAPGFVNAADSDPSLPANREWARRIVARVAGSTQGQATIDAARVDDAGRLEEIVAGVRDAAVAWGSRPAADRAAVLQSAARVLESRRGELIEVAASETGKVLAEADVEVSEAVDFANYYGATARELDRVSGAVFVPARLTVVTPPWNFPLAIPAGGVLAALAAGSGVVFKPAPQARRCAAVIAEALWDAGVPREVLALVDIDEGDLGRRLISHPDVDRVILTGSWETAALFRSWRPDLPLLAETSGKNAMIVMPSADLDLAASDLIKSAFGHAGQKCSAASLAILVGPVARSQRFARQLVDAATSLRVGPPSDPLAEVGPVIEPPQGKLAWALTELEGEEKWLVKPRPVDHGEEYAGRFWTPGIRTGVQPGSRFHLEEFFGPVLGVMHAPTLAAAIELQNAVAYGLTAGLYTQNPEDLAVWLDRVQAGNLYVNRGITGAIVQRQPFGGWKRSSVGAGTKAGGPNYLVGLGSWRPSSGGPSSATLHLRGLDSRITSVIEAAQPSLDYEAFEWLRRGALSDAILWSREFGQVRDVSRLGVERNLFRYRPVDVAVRATADAPWQSVLRVVLAGVRSGSTFALSLPTGLPAEVRRALGDADVPVFVESDQEWLGRMSTRGGDDSARAPRVRLVGPAASVAALHGDLAEAVAGDPDLAVYANEVTTAGRVELLPFLHEQAIAITAHRFGNADRWSETVI; translated from the coding sequence ATGGCGTCGACGACCAGTGCTGCGAGGGATGATCTGACGGAGCGCGCCGTCGAGCTGGCGCAGCGCTGGACGACGGAGAGCGCGGCGGTCGCCGCGGACCCGGCGGCCGGGCGACTCGCCGGCGTGCTGAAGGACCCGAACGGCCTGCCATTCACGATCGGCTTCGTCGACGGCGTCATGCGTCCCGAGAGCCTGTCGGCCGCGGCATCCAATCTGCAGCGCGTCGCGCCCCTCGTGCCGGGATTCCTCCCCTGGTATCTCCGCGGAGCCGTGCGGCTCGGCGGCATCATGGCGCCCGTCCTGCCGACACCGGTCGTGCCCGTCGCGCGGCGCGTGCTGCGCGAGATGGTCGGCCACCTCGTCGTGGACGCACGCCCCGACAAGCTCGGGCCGGCGATCGCGACGCTGCGCGCATCCGGTGCGCGCCTCAACCTGAACCTCCTCGGCGAGGCGGTGCTGGGTGAGCAGGAGGCGCTGCGCCGCCTCGAGGGCATCCACGAGCTGATCCGCCGCGACGACGTGGACTACGTCTCCGTGAAGGTGTCGGCCATCGCGAGCCACATCTCCATGTGGGCCTTCGACGACGTCGTCGACAAGGTCGTGGGTCGGCTCCTGCCGCTGTACGCGACGGCCGCCTCGACGTCGGAGGCGCCCCAGGGGCCGACCTTCATCAACCTCGACATGGAGGAGTACCGCGACCTCGACCTCACGATCGCGGTCTTCACGCGCATCCTCGAGGACCCCCGCCTGCGTGGGCTCGAGGCCGGCATCGTGCTGCAGGCCTATCTTCCCGACGCGCTCCCGGCCCTCCGCCGCCTCACCGCGTGGGCGCAGGAGCGCGTCGCGTCCGGCGGTGCGCGCATCAAGGTCCGCCTGGTGAAGGGCGCGAACCTGGCGATGGAGCACGTCGACGCCGTCATGCACGACTGGCCGCTCGCCACGTACGACGCGAAGGTCGACTCCGACGCCAACTATCTCCGCTGCCTCGACGAGGCGCTGCGTCCCGAGAGCACCGCGGCGGTGCGCATCGGCGTCGCCGGGCACAACCTCTTCGACATCGCGTACGCGTGGCTGCTCGCCGGGGAGCGCGGCGTCCGCGACGACATGGAGTTCGAGATGCTGCTGGGCATGGCGCAGGGGCAGGTCGAGGCCGTCGCCCGCGAGGTCGGGCACGTTCTGCTCTACGTGCCGGTGGTGCGTCCCGACGAGTTCGACGTCGCGATCAGCTACCTGGTGCGCCGCCTCGAGGAGAACGCCTCGAGCGACAACTTCCTCTCGGCCGCCTTCGACATCGCCGAGGACGCGTCGATGTTCGCGCGGGAGCGCGACCGCTTCGCGGCGTCGCTGCGCCGGGCGGCCGATCCCACCCTGACCATCGGATCGCACCGTTCCCAGGACCGTTCGGCGGAGGCCGGCCCCGCGACATCCAGCACCGGTGACGTGATCACGCGCGACGCCGAGGACGACCACGCCACACAGGTCGTGCTGGGCATCGCGCGGTCGGCCTCCGCCGAGCCCGGCGACACGGTGCCGCTCGCGCCGGAGGGCAACGCGGTCGGCTTCGGCGGTCAGGCGTTCGTCGACACCGCCGTGTTCGCGCCGCGCGAGTCGACCGAGCGGGCGCTCGGCGCCCCCGGCTTCGTCAATGCCGCGGACTCCGACCCGTCGCTGCCCGCCAATCGCGAGTGGGCGCGACGGATCGTGGCGCGGGTGGCGGGATCGACGCAGGGCCAGGCGACCATCGACGCCGCGCGGGTCGACGACGCCGGGCGTCTGGAGGAGATCGTCGCGGGCGTGCGGGATGCCGCCGTCGCGTGGGGCTCCCGTCCGGCCGCGGACCGCGCGGCCGTGCTGCAGAGCGCCGCGCGCGTGCTCGAGTCGCGCCGCGGCGAGCTCATCGAGGTGGCCGCCTCGGAGACCGGCAAGGTGCTCGCGGAGGCCGACGTCGAGGTCAGCGAGGCCGTCGACTTCGCCAACTACTACGGGGCCACGGCACGCGAGCTCGACCGGGTCAGCGGCGCGGTGTTCGTGCCCGCGCGTCTCACGGTCGTCACGCCGCCCTGGAACTTCCCGCTCGCGATCCCCGCGGGCGGCGTGCTGGCGGCGCTCGCGGCGGGATCCGGTGTGGTCTTCAAGCCCGCGCCCCAGGCCCGGCGCTGTGCGGCTGTCATCGCCGAGGCCCTGTGGGACGCGGGCGTGCCGCGCGAGGTGCTGGCGCTCGTCGACATCGACGAGGGCGACCTCGGCCGGCGGCTCATCTCGCACCCCGACGTCGACCGGGTGATCCTCACCGGCTCGTGGGAGACGGCCGCGCTCTTCCGGTCGTGGCGTCCCGACCTGCCGCTGCTCGCGGAGACCAGCGGCAAGAACGCGATGATCGTCATGCCGTCCGCGGACCTCGACCTCGCGGCATCCGATCTCATCAAGAGCGCCTTCGGGCACGCCGGGCAGAAGTGCTCCGCTGCGTCGCTGGCGATCCTGGTGGGCCCGGTCGCCCGGTCGCAGCGGTTCGCCCGTCAGCTGGTGGATGCCGCGACCTCGCTGCGCGTCGGCCCGCCCAGCGATCCGCTGGCCGAGGTCGGACCCGTGATCGAGCCGCCCCAGGGCAAGCTCGCCTGGGCGCTGACCGAGCTCGAGGGCGAGGAGAAGTGGCTGGTCAAGCCACGGCCCGTCGACCACGGCGAGGAGTATGCGGGGCGGTTCTGGACGCCCGGCATCCGCACCGGCGTGCAGCCGGGATCGCGCTTCCACCTCGAGGAGTTCTTCGGTCCGGTGCTGGGCGTCATGCACGCTCCGACGCTCGCCGCGGCCATCGAACTGCAGAACGCCGTCGCCTACGGGCTGACGGCCGGGCTGTACACGCAGAACCCCGAGGATCTCGCGGTCTGGCTCGACCGCGTGCAGGCGGGCAACCTCTACGTCAACCGCGGCATCACCGGGGCGATCGTGCAGCGGCAGCCGTTCGGCGGGTGGAAGCGCTCGTCCGTGGGCGCGGGCACCAAGGCCGGCGGCCCCAACTACCTCGTCGGCCTGGGCTCCTGGCGCCCGTCGAGCGGCGGTCCGTCATCGGCGACTCTGCACCTGCGCGGGCTGGACTCACGCATCACGTCGGTCATCGAGGCCGCTCAGCCGTCACTGGACTACGAGGCCTTCGAGTGGCTGCGGCGCGGCGCGCTGTCGGACGCGATCTTATGGAGCCGCGAGTTCGGCCAGGTGCGCGACGTGTCGCGACTGGGCGTCGAGCGGAACCTCTTCCGCTACCGCCCGGTGGACGTGGCCGTGCGGGCGACGGCGGACGCACCGTGGCAGAGCGTCCTTCGGGTGGTGCTGGCCGGCGTCCGCTCGGGATCGACCTTCGCGCTGAGCCTGCCGACCGGACTGCCCGCCGAGGTGCGACGCGCCCTCGGCGACGCGGACGTGCCGGTGTTCGTGGAGAGCGACCAGGAGTGGCTCGGACGCATGTCGACGCGCGGGGGCGACGACTCGGCGCGCGCTCCACGGGTGCGGCTCGTCGGGCCTGCGGCATCGGTGGCGGCGCTGCACGGCGACCTCGCCGAGGCCGTCGCGGGCGACCCCGACCTCGCCGTCTACGCGAACGAGGTCACCACGGCCGGGAGGGTCGAACTCCTGCCGTTCCTCCACGAGCAGGCCATCGCCATCACCGCCCACCGGTTCGGCAATGCCGACCGGTGGAGCGAGACGGTGATCTGA
- a CDS encoding LysR family transcriptional regulator — protein MFELRRLRLLHELSLRGTLAAVAEALSYSPSTVSQQLTQLEKEAGVPLFAADGRGVRLTDHGELLAAHAARALQLDEQARGELDALRPQSAPVRIAVMQSAAQSLVPPALALLAAREPDLAVYVSQVPPEEGLFELSTRRYDLVVAEQYPGHTREQRPGLTRVSLGRDPIRLAVPRGGRRSHLEQLADRAWVMEPVGTAARQWATQQCRAAGFEPDVRFEIADLTAHVGLIADGVAVGMLPELVRMPTPGAVELHDLPGAPSREIFVAMREFSTRPAILAVRDALRDAFSRRHA, from the coding sequence GTGTTCGAACTACGCCGGCTGCGTCTTCTCCACGAGCTGTCGCTCCGCGGCACGCTTGCGGCAGTCGCGGAGGCCCTCTCCTACAGTCCGTCGACGGTGTCGCAGCAGCTGACGCAGCTGGAGAAGGAGGCGGGGGTTCCGCTCTTCGCGGCGGACGGGCGCGGTGTGCGGCTGACCGATCACGGCGAGCTCCTGGCCGCGCATGCCGCCCGCGCTCTGCAGCTCGACGAACAGGCACGGGGCGAGCTCGACGCTCTGCGACCGCAGAGCGCGCCGGTGCGGATCGCGGTCATGCAGTCGGCCGCGCAGTCGCTCGTGCCGCCGGCCCTCGCGCTCCTGGCGGCCAGGGAGCCGGACCTCGCGGTCTACGTTTCGCAGGTTCCACCCGAGGAGGGGCTCTTCGAGCTGTCCACGCGCCGCTACGACCTCGTGGTCGCCGAGCAGTATCCCGGGCACACGCGGGAGCAGCGCCCGGGACTCACCCGGGTCTCACTCGGCCGCGATCCGATCCGGCTGGCGGTTCCCCGCGGTGGGCGTCGCAGCCACCTCGAGCAGCTTGCCGATCGCGCGTGGGTCATGGAGCCGGTCGGCACCGCCGCCCGGCAATGGGCGACGCAGCAGTGCCGCGCGGCCGGCTTCGAGCCCGACGTGCGCTTCGAGATCGCCGACCTCACCGCGCACGTCGGGCTCATCGCCGACGGAGTGGCCGTCGGCATGCTCCCCGAGCTGGTCAGGATGCCGACGCCGGGAGCTGTCGAACTTCACGACCTGCCGGGTGCGCCGTCGCGCGAGATCTTCGTCGCCATGCGGGAATTCTCGACACGACCGGCGATCCTCGCCGTGCGGGATGCGCTCCGCGATGCCTTCTCGCGTCGGCATGCCTGA